In a single window of the Hydrogenobaculum sp. 3684 genome:
- a CDS encoding heavy-metal-associated domain-containing protein yields the protein MRKLFYIEGMTCMHCVNTVNKAIGALEGVKSFDTKLDKKYSEVEYDETKLSEADIKSAIEEWGYKVVDIK from the coding sequence ATGAGAAAGCTATTTTACATAGAAGGTATGACATGTATGCACTGCGTTAATACTGTAAACAAAGCAATCGGGGCTTTAGAAGGGGTTAAAAGCTTCGATACAAAGCTAGACAAAAAATACTCAGAGGTAGAGTACGACGAGACAAAACTCTCAGAAGCCGATATAAAATCCGCCATTGAAGAATGGGGGTACAAAGTAGTAGATATAAAGTAA
- a CDS encoding putative metalloprotease CJM1_0395 family protein, whose product MIGAISFPILSKSDKPTSQRSIQTQQEINQLKAIDRDVRAHEMAHKIAGGDLTGPINYKYVIGPNGKKYAVGGDVSIDVSPGPTPQATIKKMERVIKAALAPVDPSAQDRAVAAQAQMMLEQAQMELQKEGSNISVYT is encoded by the coding sequence ATGATAGGGGCTATTAGCTTTCCTATTTTATCTAAAAGCGATAAACCTACAAGCCAAAGAAGCATCCAAACCCAGCAAGAAATAAACCAACTAAAAGCCATAGATCGAGATGTTAGGGCTCATGAGATGGCTCACAAGATAGCCGGTGGAGATTTAACTGGTCCAATAAACTATAAGTATGTAATAGGACCAAACGGTAAAAAGTACGCTGTGGGTGGTGATGTGAGTATAGATGTTTCACCAGGTCCTACTCCCCAAGCTACAATAAAAAAGATGGAAAGAGTTATAAAGGCAGCGCTAGCACCAGTAGACCCATCTGCTCAAGATAGGGCTGTAGCTGCCCAGGCTCAAATGATGTTAGAGCAAGCTCAAATGGAGTTACAAAAAGAAGGTTCTAATATATCTGTTTACACCTGA
- the prfB gene encoding peptide chain release factor 2, producing the protein MVEIVSNFSDIKKRFEELSSSIDEEKIRKEIEKYDQMMSEPDFWSDQEKAKSISQKRKALQDKLNTYTSLKSRIKDLDEMVSELKEEDLDTTLLISEELEAVEKDLKKFELETYLSDEMDINNAYLTIQAGAGGTEACDWASMLLRMYTRWAEKHGYEVQLTDINPDDVAGIKSATLYIKGPYAYGYLKSENGVHRLVRISPFDANARRHTSFASVLVVPEVNEDVNIEIKEEDLRIDTYRASGAGGQYVNKTDTAVRITHIPTGIVVACQQERSQIQNRRKAMEMLKARLYQLELQKIEEKKKSLEGPKTDIGWGYKIRSYIFQPSQLVKDLRTGEESGNIEAVMDGEIDNFIEAYLRKKALNQLSFDNQEDDQ; encoded by the coding sequence ATGGTAGAAATAGTAAGCAACTTTTCCGATATAAAAAAGCGATTTGAAGAATTGTCTTCTTCTATAGACGAAGAAAAGATAAGAAAAGAAATAGAAAAGTATGACCAAATGATGTCAGAACCAGATTTTTGGTCCGATCAAGAAAAAGCCAAAAGCATAAGTCAAAAAAGAAAAGCTCTTCAAGACAAATTAAATACTTACACATCTCTTAAAAGCCGTATAAAAGATTTAGATGAAATGGTAAGCGAACTGAAAGAAGAAGACTTAGATACAACGCTACTGATAAGCGAAGAGTTAGAAGCTGTAGAAAAAGATTTAAAGAAATTTGAGCTTGAAACTTACCTTTCTGATGAGATGGATATAAACAACGCCTATCTCACAATACAGGCTGGGGCAGGTGGAACGGAAGCTTGCGATTGGGCTAGTATGCTTCTTAGAATGTACACAAGGTGGGCAGAAAAACATGGCTATGAAGTACAGCTTACAGACATAAATCCAGACGATGTAGCCGGTATAAAAAGCGCCACCCTTTATATAAAAGGACCTTATGCTTACGGTTATTTAAAATCTGAAAACGGTGTTCATAGGCTTGTAAGGATATCGCCTTTTGATGCCAACGCCAGAAGACATACATCTTTTGCTTCTGTGCTTGTGGTACCAGAGGTTAACGAAGATGTAAATATAGAAATAAAAGAAGAGGACCTGAGGATAGATACTTATAGAGCCTCTGGAGCTGGTGGTCAGTATGTAAACAAAACGGATACAGCCGTTAGAATAACTCATATACCAACTGGTATAGTAGTAGCCTGTCAGCAAGAGCGCTCTCAAATACAAAATAGAAGAAAAGCTATGGAAATGCTTAAAGCAAGACTTTATCAGTTAGAACTTCAAAAGATAGAAGAAAAGAAAAAAAGCTTAGAAGGACCAAAAACAGATATAGGATGGGGCTATAAAATAAGATCATACATATTCCAACCATCCCAACTGGTAAAAGACTTAAGAACCGGTGAAGAATCCGGTAATATAGAGGCTGTAATGGATGGCGAAATAGACAACTTTATAGAAGCTTACCTAAGAAAGAAGGCTCTAAACCAACTTTCTTTTGACAATCAAGAAGATGACCAATAA
- a CDS encoding tetratricopeptide repeat protein: MKLYKLLIIATFFVGISYADAEQCINLLQSKDYQKAIDLANKSLRWNKYDFNYNMCAAMSYIALGEPKYAIPYLKNATKNANTRYQKEALYNYMGVSYDMIGDKSKALDNYTKAYKLAKSLGDKNGIIDNLSNIAHIFYSEGYYDSAIRFYKKALKQGSQSPTILNNIALCYADLNHPHKALLYYAKSSQAFDEKGDKVHGGATYLNMGVLYLKLLDFKDAKTYIQKGLSLVNGNKYWKAVGYQYMGWYYDNKNEKDKAVFYYQKALKLANQVGAKGLANSIQQNISSEEVASEY, encoded by the coding sequence ATGAAGTTATATAAACTCTTAATTATAGCGACTTTTTTTGTTGGTATATCTTACGCCGATGCTGAGCAATGCATAAACTTGCTCCAATCTAAAGATTATCAAAAAGCCATAGACTTGGCAAATAAATCTCTTAGATGGAACAAATACGACTTTAACTACAACATGTGCGCAGCAATGTCTTACATTGCCTTAGGAGAGCCAAAGTATGCTATACCTTATTTGAAAAATGCCACAAAAAACGCAAACACTCGTTATCAAAAAGAAGCGCTTTACAACTACATGGGTGTTAGTTACGACATGATCGGCGACAAATCAAAAGCACTAGACAACTATACAAAAGCTTATAAATTAGCAAAGTCTCTTGGAGATAAGAACGGTATAATAGACAACCTCTCAAATATAGCTCATATATTTTATTCGGAGGGCTATTACGATTCCGCAATAAGGTTTTATAAAAAAGCCTTAAAACAAGGTTCTCAAAGTCCCACCATACTAAACAACATAGCCCTTTGTTATGCAGATTTAAACCACCCTCACAAGGCTCTTCTATATTATGCAAAATCCTCCCAAGCTTTCGATGAAAAAGGAGATAAAGTTCACGGAGGTGCCACTTACCTAAACATGGGCGTTCTGTATCTTAAGCTTTTAGATTTCAAAGATGCAAAAACGTATATACAAAAGGGTTTAAGCTTGGTAAACGGCAACAAATACTGGAAGGCAGTTGGCTATCAATATATGGGTTGGTATTACGATAACAAAAACGAAAAAGATAAGGCGGTCTTTTACTATCAAAAAGCCTTAAAACTTGCAAATCAAGTAGGAGCTAAAGGTTTAGCAAACTCTATACAACAAAATATATCATCAGAAGAGGTAGCTAGTGAGTATTAA
- the glmU gene encoding bifunctional UDP-N-acetylglucosamine diphosphorylase/glucosamine-1-phosphate N-acetyltransferase GlmU: MKAIILAAGLGTRFKSEKHKVLHEMLGKPIIWYVLNYIKQSNIVDIALVVSHKKETILEALKHENVLFFEQANPKGGTADALLSAKAFYEGMDDYILVTNGDAPLVKPDTIKGMQRFLHMVEEYEKIKVGALVLSSFLPDPTGYGRIVKNGKGDVVKIVEEKEATYEQKQINEVNGGVYMFYVPYLKEAVKHLKPSEKTNELYITDIIEIMTNLGYTCRSFMASEITEIFGVNDRWELSFAESVIKMRILENLARSGVTIHSPESVYIEPDVQVELDAEIFPNVVLKGNTVIHKKAKVMNGSYLENATIKEKATVLPMSYIKNSTVEEEAIVGPMCHIRDNSVVGKGSHVGSFVELKNAKLQEDVMAKHLSYLGDVSIGKKANIGAGTVVANFDGKQKYQSYIGQKAFIGSNSLIIAPRNIGDFAFIAGGSVITKDIPPKALAIERAELKILEDKSKVKDE, encoded by the coding sequence ATGAAAGCGATAATACTTGCAGCTGGCTTAGGCACTAGATTTAAAAGCGAAAAACACAAAGTACTACATGAAATGCTTGGTAAACCTATCATTTGGTATGTGCTAAACTATATAAAACAATCTAACATAGTAGATATAGCTTTAGTTGTATCCCACAAAAAAGAAACTATATTAGAAGCTTTAAAGCATGAAAACGTATTGTTTTTTGAACAGGCAAATCCAAAAGGTGGCACTGCAGATGCCCTTTTATCGGCAAAAGCTTTTTATGAAGGTATGGACGATTACATATTGGTTACAAACGGCGATGCTCCTTTGGTAAAACCAGATACCATAAAAGGTATGCAAAGATTTTTACACATGGTAGAAGAGTATGAAAAGATAAAAGTGGGAGCTTTGGTATTGTCTTCTTTCTTACCAGACCCAACAGGTTATGGGAGAATAGTAAAAAATGGTAAAGGAGACGTAGTAAAAATAGTAGAAGAAAAAGAAGCCACCTATGAACAAAAACAAATAAACGAAGTAAATGGTGGTGTTTATATGTTTTACGTACCATATCTAAAAGAAGCTGTTAAACACTTAAAACCAAGCGAAAAAACCAACGAGCTTTATATCACAGATATAATAGAAATTATGACAAATCTTGGTTATACGTGCAGGAGCTTCATGGCTTCTGAGATTACAGAAATCTTTGGTGTAAACGACAGATGGGAGCTTAGTTTTGCAGAAAGCGTTATAAAAATGAGAATATTGGAAAACCTTGCAAGATCAGGTGTTACCATACACTCGCCAGAATCTGTTTACATAGAACCTGACGTACAAGTAGAATTAGATGCTGAAATATTTCCAAACGTTGTTTTAAAAGGCAATACCGTTATACACAAAAAAGCAAAGGTTATGAATGGAAGCTACCTTGAAAATGCTACTATAAAAGAAAAAGCCACTGTACTTCCTATGAGCTACATAAAAAACTCAACCGTAGAAGAAGAAGCTATTGTAGGTCCAATGTGCCATATAAGAGACAACTCTGTGGTAGGTAAAGGCTCTCACGTAGGTAGCTTTGTAGAACTAAAAAATGCAAAACTTCAAGAAGACGTGATGGCGAAGCACCTTTCTTATCTTGGAGATGTAAGCATAGGTAAAAAAGCCAACATAGGGGCTGGAACAGTGGTAGCAAACTTTGACGGCAAACAAAAGTATCAATCTTATATAGGACAAAAAGCTTTCATAGGTAGTAATTCCCTTATAATAGCTCCAAGAAACATAGGGGACTTTGCCTTTATAGCTGGTGGTTCTGTAATAACAAAAGATATACCACCAAAAGCTTTAGCTATAGAAAGGGCAGAGTTAAAAATACTAGAAGATAAGTCAAAAGTTAAAGATGAGTAA
- a CDS encoding helix-turn-helix transcriptional regulator, producing MSAERRAKAVFTIGTVAKMYKIHPQTLRLYEREGLLKPSRTEGNTRLYTEEDLEQLEFILMLARDLGVNIAGIDVILNLKRQMEEMQKGIELLIDIIKKIRTENVNSEDVDKAIVLMNNLNKGIIKIAKKS from the coding sequence ATGAGCGCTGAAAGAAGAGCCAAAGCGGTGTTTACTATAGGTACTGTAGCTAAAATGTATAAAATTCACCCTCAAACTCTTAGACTTTACGAAAGAGAAGGTCTTTTAAAACCTTCTCGAACCGAAGGCAACACAAGGCTTTATACAGAAGAAGACCTTGAGCAGTTGGAGTTTATCCTTATGCTGGCGAGAGACCTGGGGGTAAACATAGCCGGTATAGATGTTATATTAAACCTGAAAAGGCAGATGGAAGAGATGCAAAAAGGTATTGAGCTTTTAATAGATATAATAAAAAAGATAAGAACTGAGAATGTAAACTCTGAAGACGTTGACAAAGCTATAGTGCTTATGAACAATTTAAACAAAGGCATTATAAAAATTGCTAAAAAATCCTAG
- the queC gene encoding 7-cyano-7-deazaguanine synthase QueC, which translates to MSNILVLLSGGMDSATLLWEAKTKFKDVYAISFDYGQKHIVELKYAKELANMVGIKEHFIVKIPHYKEINFHSPLLSVSKKEIPKESYQEDVPITYVPMRNLTFLAIASGIADELGIENIGIAVHAVDAPYPDCRPEFITSAEAAINAGSSFVVKTKKRIYVYAPFLGFSKKDIAKLGKTLGVPFDKTYSCYEGTEPPCGECATCIQRKEALEGIL; encoded by the coding sequence ATGTCTAATATTTTAGTGCTTTTGTCTGGCGGAATGGATTCTGCTACGCTTTTATGGGAAGCAAAAACAAAGTTTAAAGATGTTTACGCTATATCCTTTGATTATGGTCAAAAACATATAGTAGAGTTAAAGTACGCAAAAGAACTTGCAAATATGGTAGGTATAAAGGAGCATTTTATTGTAAAAATACCACATTACAAAGAGATTAACTTCCACTCACCACTCTTAAGCGTCTCCAAAAAAGAAATACCAAAAGAAAGCTATCAAGAAGATGTACCTATAACCTATGTACCGATGAGAAATCTTACTTTTCTGGCTATAGCCTCAGGCATAGCAGACGAACTAGGTATAGAGAATATAGGTATAGCGGTGCACGCCGTAGATGCACCTTATCCGGATTGTAGACCAGAATTTATAACCTCTGCTGAAGCTGCCATCAACGCAGGTTCTTCTTTTGTAGTAAAAACTAAAAAAAGAATATACGTTTACGCTCCGTTTTTAGGCTTTTCTAAAAAAGATATAGCTAAGCTTGGCAAAACTCTTGGTGTACCATTTGATAAAACTTATAGCTGTTATGAAGGCACAGAACCTCCTTGCGGAGAATGCGCTACCTGTATTCAAAGAAAAGAAGCATTGGAAGGTATTTTATGA
- a CDS encoding alpha/beta fold hydrolase — protein sequence MDLSIKSNNERAVLLLHGLTGTPLELRWVARDFAKANYDVYFPILPGHCSSLEDLKKTKWEELYEFAKNFYLDLKAKYNQVFVAGLCVGGMLSLMLGMEFPDIDGVGSWAPAMDIDGWAIPWYRFLLPLGLYTPLKHIYYWKEKEPFGIKNEAMRRKIMQMMKAEKNEAMAYDKIPAPTIVELKRMAKYIKKHVNLLKAPFILIHSKEDDLSSIKGAKYIYEKAPSQVKKFVELSNSYHIVTMDNEKDIVSGETINFFNFLTEIKRQKLEVYQV from the coding sequence ATGGATCTTTCTATAAAAAGCAACAACGAAAGAGCAGTGTTGCTTCTTCACGGACTTACTGGTACACCTTTAGAGCTAAGATGGGTGGCCAGAGATTTTGCCAAGGCAAATTACGATGTATATTTTCCAATACTACCTGGTCATTGTTCTAGCCTTGAAGATCTTAAAAAAACCAAATGGGAGGAGCTTTACGAGTTTGCCAAAAATTTTTATCTTGATTTAAAAGCTAAATACAACCAAGTATTTGTGGCTGGGCTATGCGTAGGCGGTATGCTCTCTCTTATGCTTGGTATGGAGTTTCCTGATATAGACGGTGTTGGCTCTTGGGCACCAGCAATGGATATAGATGGATGGGCAATACCTTGGTATAGATTTTTACTACCACTTGGACTTTATACACCGTTAAAACATATTTACTATTGGAAAGAGAAAGAACCCTTTGGCATAAAAAATGAAGCCATGAGAAGAAAAATCATGCAGATGATGAAAGCTGAAAAAAATGAAGCCATGGCATACGATAAAATACCAGCTCCCACTATAGTAGAACTAAAACGAATGGCTAAATATATTAAAAAGCATGTAAATCTCTTAAAAGCACCGTTTATCTTAATTCATTCAAAAGAAGACGACTTATCTTCTATAAAAGGGGCAAAGTATATATACGAAAAAGCTCCAAGTCAGGTTAAAAAGTTTGTAGAACTTTCAAACAGCTATCACATCGTGACTATGGACAACGAAAAAGACATAGTTTCAGGTGAAACAATAAATTTTTTCAACTTTTTAACAGAAATAAAGCGTCAAAAGTTAGAAGTGTATCAGGTGTAA
- the dnaJ gene encoding molecular chaperone DnaJ, giving the protein MKKDYYEILGVSRNATQEEIKKAYRRLARKYHPDFNKEPGAEEKFKEINQAYQVLSDENKRKIYDQFGEEGLSASMGQQGGQEAWTRVNAGFGNLEDLLRDVFGGGFGDLFSEDIFTGGRKSRSSSRQRPINGEDIVKTVEMTLEEAYTGKKVNLEVEKGVPCDACGGYGYDKNSEKVCPTCKGAGSVNQRAMFFSISTTCPQCGGSGYIREACKKCKGQSYIFKKEVIPVNIPPGVDNGTKLVVDGKGHAGLFGGRPGNLYVITRVLPHEIFKRKGDDLYIDVNITYPEAVMGTTIDIKDLKGDNIRVEIPPGTKEGDEIVISGKGMPKLKGSGYGNLVVIPHIDVPKFNTLSKIMGDGKKAEKMLKELDKLLPKPERVVRNYER; this is encoded by the coding sequence ATGAAGAAAGATTACTATGAAATTTTAGGGGTAAGTAGAAACGCTACTCAAGAGGAGATTAAAAAAGCTTATCGTAGACTGGCTAGGAAGTATCATCCAGATTTTAACAAAGAACCAGGGGCAGAAGAAAAATTTAAGGAGATAAACCAGGCTTATCAGGTACTCTCTGATGAAAATAAAAGAAAAATTTACGATCAATTTGGAGAAGAAGGCTTATCTGCTAGTATGGGACAACAGGGCGGGCAAGAAGCGTGGACGAGAGTAAACGCTGGTTTTGGAAACTTAGAAGATTTGCTAAGAGATGTGTTTGGTGGTGGTTTTGGAGATTTGTTTTCTGAAGATATATTCACTGGCGGTAGAAAGTCAAGAAGCTCTTCAAGACAAAGGCCTATAAATGGAGAAGACATTGTAAAAACCGTAGAAATGACATTAGAAGAAGCCTACACTGGCAAAAAGGTAAATTTAGAGGTAGAAAAAGGTGTACCTTGTGATGCATGTGGAGGCTATGGATACGATAAAAACTCTGAAAAGGTGTGCCCTACTTGTAAAGGTGCTGGGAGCGTTAATCAAAGAGCTATGTTTTTCTCTATATCTACCACCTGTCCTCAATGTGGTGGTAGTGGTTACATAAGGGAAGCTTGTAAAAAGTGCAAAGGACAGTCTTATATCTTCAAAAAAGAAGTTATCCCTGTAAACATTCCACCAGGTGTTGATAATGGTACAAAGCTTGTGGTAGATGGTAAGGGGCATGCGGGACTATTTGGTGGAAGGCCTGGCAACCTCTACGTGATAACCAGAGTATTGCCCCATGAAATATTCAAAAGAAAAGGCGATGATTTGTATATAGATGTAAATATAACTTATCCAGAGGCTGTTATGGGTACTACGATAGATATAAAAGATTTAAAAGGGGACAATATAAGAGTAGAAATACCACCTGGTACAAAAGAAGGTGATGAAATAGTTATTTCTGGTAAAGGTATGCCAAAATTAAAAGGTAGTGGTTATGGTAACCTTGTTGTAATACCTCATATAGATGTACCTAAGTTTAATACGCTTTCAAAGATTATGGGTGATGGCAAAAAAGCTGAAAAAATGTTGAAAGAGCTTGATAAACTTTTACCAAAACCTGAAAGGGTGGTGAGGAACTATGAGCGCTGA
- a CDS encoding aminotransferase class III-fold pyridoxal phosphate-dependent enzyme has product MKKEEILSIEQEVCSWGDTVHYLNPPKIFKASEGSYLYDEENKPYLDLQMWYSACNFGYKNERINNAIKDQMDKMGQLASQFLFEEKVVLSKKIVDANLKRFNLKGRVHFNVGGSQAIEDSLKLVRNYKKKNLNFAFMGGYHGRTLGATAITSSYRYRERFGHFGDRALFIPFPYCFRCPYGKNLDSCDYYCVKEFEKLFESEYYSIYNPKTNECEYAAFYIEPIQGTGGYVKAPPEYFKRLKKILDQANILLVDDEIQMGFYRTGKLWSIEHYDVKPDIVVFGKSLTNGMNPLSGLWAKEELINPKIWPAGSTHSTFSSNPIGVRAGVEVMNILEEKDYESIVKQKGDKFLEGLKSLKKKYKNIGDVDGIGLALRVEICESDGFTPSKALTDKILEEGLKGDLDYKGKKYGLVLDVGGYYKNVFTLAPSLEITNEEIDMAIELLDQLFKRVI; this is encoded by the coding sequence ATGAAGAAAGAGGAAATACTATCGATAGAACAAGAAGTTTGCTCTTGGGGTGATACGGTACATTATCTAAACCCTCCAAAAATTTTCAAAGCTTCAGAAGGATCTTACCTTTACGATGAAGAAAACAAACCATATTTAGATTTACAAATGTGGTACAGCGCTTGTAATTTCGGATACAAAAACGAGCGCATAAACAACGCTATAAAAGATCAGATGGACAAAATGGGACAACTGGCCTCTCAATTTCTTTTTGAGGAAAAAGTAGTCTTATCAAAGAAAATAGTGGATGCTAATTTAAAAAGATTTAATCTAAAAGGAAGAGTGCATTTCAACGTAGGTGGTTCTCAGGCCATAGAAGATAGTTTAAAGCTTGTAAGAAATTACAAAAAGAAAAATTTAAACTTCGCTTTTATGGGAGGATATCACGGCAGAACACTAGGTGCAACCGCTATTACATCTAGCTATAGGTATAGAGAAAGGTTTGGGCATTTTGGCGACAGAGCGCTTTTTATCCCATTTCCTTATTGTTTCAGATGTCCTTACGGCAAAAACTTAGACAGTTGTGATTATTATTGTGTAAAAGAGTTTGAAAAGCTTTTCGAATCAGAATATTACTCTATATACAATCCAAAAACCAACGAATGTGAATATGCAGCCTTTTATATAGAGCCCATTCAAGGTACCGGCGGTTATGTAAAAGCTCCACCAGAATATTTTAAAAGGTTGAAAAAAATCTTAGATCAAGCCAACATACTTTTGGTAGATGATGAAATCCAAATGGGATTTTATAGAACTGGTAAACTGTGGAGCATAGAGCATTACGATGTTAAGCCAGATATCGTTGTATTTGGAAAATCTCTTACAAACGGCATGAACCCTCTTTCTGGTCTTTGGGCAAAAGAAGAGCTTATAAACCCTAAAATATGGCCAGCTGGCTCTACTCATTCCACGTTTTCTTCAAACCCTATAGGAGTAAGAGCTGGAGTAGAAGTCATGAATATACTAGAAGAAAAAGATTATGAAAGTATTGTAAAACAAAAAGGCGATAAGTTTTTAGAAGGTCTTAAAAGCCTAAAGAAAAAATATAAAAATATAGGGGACGTAGACGGTATAGGACTTGCTCTTAGAGTTGAAATATGTGAAAGCGATGGTTTTACACCCTCAAAAGCCCTAACGGATAAGATATTGGAAGAGGGACTAAAAGGAGATCTTGATTATAAAGGCAAAAAATATGGGTTAGTGTTGGACGTAGGTGGTTATTATAAAAACGTCTTTACACTTGCACCGTCTTTAGAGATTACCAACGAAGAAATAGATATGGCTATAGAGCTTTTAGACCAACTTTTTAAAAGGGTAATATAA
- a CDS encoding MtnX-like HAD-IB family phosphatase, with translation MRTRLQRCTQSFGESKITTFFCDFDGTITLQDTVDALLERFASKEWLEAEKLWKEGKISSKECLDIQMSLVNITNDQLEDFLSNVHIDKSFIKFLDYVKSNFNAKVYILSDGFRLFIRKILKDHLEKIDGIYANNLYFINKKFKTLYRYSQKDCQLGVCKCHLVQKLKDDKAIYIGDGMSDFCASKNADFVFAKGKLLNFLKAQNVSHFTSFSYFEDIINQLPFVLENLHEERGNTIDRTRSLLLG, from the coding sequence ATCAGAACCAGATTACAACGATGTACTCAAAGCTTTGGAGAGTCTAAAATAACAACATTTTTTTGTGATTTTGACGGCACTATAACGCTCCAAGATACTGTAGACGCGCTCTTGGAGCGCTTCGCATCTAAAGAATGGTTAGAAGCTGAGAAGCTCTGGAAAGAAGGTAAGATAAGCTCTAAAGAGTGTCTTGATATACAGATGTCCCTAGTAAACATAACAAACGATCAACTGGAAGATTTTCTATCCAACGTACATATAGATAAAAGCTTTATAAAATTTTTGGATTATGTAAAGTCAAATTTTAACGCCAAAGTATACATCTTAAGTGATGGTTTTAGGCTTTTCATAAGAAAAATATTAAAAGATCATTTAGAAAAAATTGATGGAATATATGCCAACAACCTTTATTTTATAAACAAAAAATTTAAAACGCTTTACAGATATTCGCAAAAAGATTGCCAGCTTGGGGTTTGCAAATGCCATCTTGTGCAAAAGCTAAAAGACGATAAGGCCATATATATAGGCGATGGTATGTCTGATTTTTGTGCCTCCAAAAACGCTGATTTTGTATTTGCCAAAGGTAAACTCTTAAACTTTCTAAAAGCTCAAAACGTTAGTCATTTCACTAGCTTTTCATATTTTGAAGATATAATAAATCAATTACCTTTTGTATTGGAGAATTTGCATGAAGAAAGAGGAAATACTATCGATAGAACAAGAAGTTTGCTCTTGGGGTGA
- a CDS encoding amino acid--tRNA ligase-related protein: MIDIFSLPLKAPKLYEEFIDKIRGFYKRLGYTEVFTPYIQDEPNLEKYIKPVEIDITYCGKKEKAYLHTSPERSMKALLKTYKSNIFQIAKVFRDEECGNLNSIEFTMLECYNVENANAINEISKLIFELFGENIKDILTKPKLTPFEKAFEEYLGVIFSEDEDILKNNLISFGYEFDDSDTWEELIDKMMVHMQPKLGKSQIEFLTDFPCKLGVLSTCKDGVSKRFELFIDGVEIANGWVEETNYEKIKDIVENASNYKPIKDKEKLVKDYHNGFSYAGYSIGIERLFYFYATKMGVVG; encoded by the coding sequence ATGATAGATATTTTTTCTTTACCGTTAAAAGCCCCAAAACTTTATGAAGAGTTTATAGACAAGATAAGAGGTTTTTACAAAAGATTAGGCTACACAGAAGTTTTTACACCATACATCCAAGATGAGCCAAATTTAGAGAAATATATAAAACCAGTGGAGATAGATATAACTTACTGCGGTAAAAAAGAAAAAGCGTATCTTCATACATCCCCAGAAAGATCTATGAAAGCCCTTTTGAAAACCTACAAATCAAATATATTCCAAATAGCAAAAGTCTTTAGAGACGAAGAATGCGGTAATTTAAACAGCATAGAGTTTACAATGTTAGAATGCTACAACGTTGAGAATGCAAATGCAATAAACGAGATATCTAAGCTTATTTTTGAGCTTTTCGGAGAAAATATAAAAGATATCTTGACCAAACCAAAGTTAACGCCTTTTGAAAAGGCATTCGAAGAATACCTTGGAGTCATTTTTTCTGAAGATGAAGATATACTTAAAAACAACCTCATATCTTTTGGATATGAGTTTGACGATAGCGATACATGGGAAGAGCTGATAGATAAAATGATGGTGCATATGCAACCTAAACTTGGTAAAAGCCAAATAGAGTTTTTAACAGATTTCCCGTGTAAACTAGGTGTATTGTCTACATGTAAAGATGGTGTATCAAAACGCTTTGAGCTTTTTATAGATGGGGTTGAAATAGCAAACGGTTGGGTAGAAGAAACAAACTATGAAAAAATAAAAGATATCGTAGAAAATGCATCTAATTACAAACCTATAAAAGATAAAGAAAAACTTGTTAAAGATTATCACAACGGCTTTTCTTATGCAGGATATTCAATAGGCATAGAAAGATTATTTTATTTTTATGCTACGAAGATGGGAGTTGTGGGTTAA
- a CDS encoding cupin domain-containing protein, which translates to MSKVIFEKTNIKDEETIKDILKQQGYDVYTWQDSKGTYYPWHTHEDEEVRWVVSGEVEIGVEDKVFKLLPGDKVILAPNTPHWAKTDKGVRYVCGSK; encoded by the coding sequence ATGAGTAAAGTTATCTTTGAAAAAACTAACATAAAAGACGAAGAAACGATAAAAGATATATTAAAACAACAAGGCTACGATGTTTATACATGGCAAGACTCTAAGGGCACGTACTATCCTTGGCATACTCATGAAGACGAAGAAGTAAGATGGGTGGTCTCTGGAGAAGTAGAAATAGGTGTTGAAGATAAAGTTTTTAAGCTTTTACCTGGAGACAAGGTCATACTTGCTCCCAACACACCTCATTGGGCCAAAACAGATAAAGGTGTAAGATACGTTTGCGGGAGTAAGTAG